Proteins encoded in a region of the Sporichthya brevicatena genome:
- a CDS encoding MFS transporter has protein sequence MRKWLPLLTVCLGTFMLLIDVTVVNVALPDMVGDLDASFTSLQWVVDAYALTLAALVLGTGSIADLIGHRRMYIWGLTLFAVSSLVCGLAPNVETLIAARAVQGLGGAAMFATTFALINSNYSGRDRGTAFGMWGAVAGAAAAVGPIIGGVLTEAVSWRWIFFVNIPLSAVAIALCLTRLSDATERRQARVDVPGIVTFTASISALVYALIRANEHGWSDALVWWLLAAAAAVLLVFVLVERASPSAMLDLALFRRASFVGIMICALLLTFSAFSAFTYTSIWLQSVLGLSPIEAGLTSLPMSAMAFLVSAAFGRFLHGQRVALAIAFGLLFIGAGGLVGALMVHGDAGWEALIPGYFVVGVGVGLATPTVGSAAMAAVPLQRGGMAGGAVNTARQLGFALGIAALGSVFSARAAEVFRDLGVGSVDTGEAGRAVAGGRSGELLAADPMLSDAVHAAAVEGVQWTLGVAGVIGLVAGILALILIRPAKDGLAGGPGGGPPAAAAGRPEAPVVAGPPEPRRVVGGLRPAEPVPVGQFHRTADGD, from the coding sequence ACGTCGCGCTGCCGGACATGGTCGGGGACCTCGACGCGTCCTTCACCTCGCTGCAGTGGGTCGTCGACGCGTACGCACTGACCCTCGCCGCCCTGGTGCTCGGCACCGGCTCGATCGCGGACCTCATCGGCCACCGCCGGATGTACATCTGGGGCCTGACGCTGTTCGCGGTCTCGTCGCTGGTGTGCGGGCTCGCGCCGAACGTCGAGACGCTCATCGCCGCCCGGGCCGTCCAGGGTCTCGGCGGCGCGGCGATGTTCGCGACGACCTTCGCGCTGATCAACAGCAACTACTCCGGCCGGGACCGCGGCACGGCCTTCGGCATGTGGGGCGCGGTCGCCGGCGCGGCCGCCGCGGTCGGGCCGATCATCGGTGGCGTCCTCACCGAGGCCGTGTCCTGGCGCTGGATCTTCTTCGTCAACATCCCGCTCAGCGCGGTGGCGATCGCGCTGTGCCTCACGCGGCTCTCGGACGCGACCGAGCGCCGCCAGGCCCGGGTGGACGTCCCCGGCATCGTCACGTTCACGGCCTCGATCTCGGCCCTGGTCTACGCGCTGATCCGCGCGAACGAGCACGGTTGGTCGGACGCGCTGGTGTGGTGGCTCCTCGCCGCTGCGGCCGCGGTGCTGCTCGTCTTCGTCCTGGTCGAGCGCGCCTCGCCGAGCGCGATGCTCGATCTCGCGCTGTTCCGGCGGGCCTCGTTCGTCGGCATCATGATCTGCGCGCTGCTGCTCACCTTCAGCGCGTTCTCCGCCTTCACCTACACCTCGATCTGGCTGCAGTCGGTGCTCGGGCTCAGCCCCATCGAGGCGGGTCTGACGAGCCTGCCGATGTCGGCGATGGCCTTTCTCGTCTCGGCGGCGTTCGGCCGGTTCCTCCACGGGCAGCGGGTGGCGCTCGCGATCGCGTTCGGGCTGCTGTTCATCGGCGCCGGCGGCCTCGTCGGTGCCCTCATGGTCCACGGCGACGCGGGCTGGGAGGCCCTGATCCCGGGCTACTTCGTCGTCGGTGTCGGCGTCGGGCTCGCGACCCCGACGGTCGGGTCGGCCGCGATGGCGGCGGTGCCGCTCCAGCGCGGCGGCATGGCCGGCGGCGCCGTCAACACCGCCCGCCAGCTCGGCTTCGCCCTCGGCATCGCGGCCCTGGGGTCGGTGTTCTCGGCCCGTGCCGCCGAGGTCTTCCGGGATCTGGGCGTCGGCAGCGTCGACACGGGCGAGGCCGGCCGGGCGGTCGCGGGAGGCCGATCGGGTGAACTGCTCGCCGCCGACCCGATGCTGTCCGACGCCGTCCACGCCGCCGCCGTCGAGGGCGTGCAGTGGACGCTCGGCGTCGCCGGGGTCATCGGCCTGGTCGCCGGCATCCTGGCGCTGATCCTGATCCGCCCGGCGAAGGACGGACTCGCCGGCGGCCCTGGCGGCGGCCCGCCCGCGGCCGCGGCGGGGAGGCCGGAGGCCCCGGTGGTGGCCGGCCCGCCGGAGCCGCGGCGCGTCGTCGGCGGGCTGCGCCCGGCCGAGCCGGTCCCCGTCGGGCAGTTCCACCGCACCGCGGACGGCGACTGA